The Winogradskyella schleiferi genome has a window encoding:
- a CDS encoding peptidylprolyl isomerase codes for MKHLFTLLLFLPLFGFSQMALEQQLDSISTPDEATLFLKANKPKQGKLFTFNREKHKTRLANDLFNMSKGGKKVIRTDFKKTFYKVIDKAQVDYIKFSIIVFDASDEQALSKREKVLSLYNQGYRFKDLAKHNSIDRTAKKGGDTGWIKAGDMSKAFDDIAFAENHDIDAIFPIDDLENQKYYLVIKTEDRTPIEEITVLKFSENIE; via the coding sequence ATGAAACATTTATTTACACTTTTACTTTTTTTACCATTATTCGGCTTTTCACAAATGGCTTTGGAACAACAGTTAGATTCTATTTCCACGCCTGATGAGGCAACCCTTTTTTTGAAAGCCAACAAACCCAAACAAGGCAAACTTTTCACATTCAATAGAGAAAAGCATAAAACCAGATTGGCCAACGATTTATTCAACATGTCGAAAGGTGGAAAAAAAGTTATTAGAACTGATTTTAAGAAAACCTTTTACAAGGTAATTGACAAAGCTCAAGTAGATTACATCAAATTTAGCATTATTGTATTCGATGCTTCGGACGAACAGGCACTGTCTAAACGTGAAAAAGTACTTTCACTATACAACCAAGGTTACAGGTTCAAGGACTTAGCTAAGCATAACTCTATAGATCGTACCGCAAAAAAAGGTGGCGATACAGGTTGGATTAAAGCTGGAGATATGTCTAAAGCATTTGACGATATTGCTTTTGCTGAAAACCATGACATTGACGCTATTTTTCCGATTGATGATTTAGAAAATCAAAAATACTACCTCGTCATTAAAACTGAGGATAGAACTCCTATTGAGGAAATTACAGTTTTAAAATTTTCTGAAAATATTGAGTAA
- a CDS encoding AI-2E family transporter, which produces MNSKIIANGILRALGVILAVALVLYFLYKIQSVIVYIAVAAVISLIGRPIILFLRRKLKFSNTIAVVVTMFLLMGLLVGLVGLFIPLIVEQGHNLALLNIEQLQVNIEDLYNQIITYFEFNHIDVEQSIKDSNMLSKLDFAIIPNFLNSFISGLGSFSIGLFSVLFISFFFLKDSKLFEDGIMTFVPSGNEERSKRSMTAIKDLLSRYFVGLILQILILFVIYTIVLLIFGIDNAIVIAFLCALLNLVPYVGPLVSGFLILLLSMSSNLGESFSDVILPKTIYVMIGFIIAQLVDNFFSQPYIFSKSVKSHPLEIFLVIIIAGILFGVVGMIVAIPTYTAIKVILKEFLSDYNIVQKLTKDL; this is translated from the coding sequence ATGAACTCAAAAATTATAGCCAACGGTATTTTAAGAGCATTGGGAGTAATTCTTGCTGTTGCTTTAGTGCTATACTTTCTTTATAAAATTCAATCTGTAATTGTTTACATCGCAGTCGCTGCAGTTATATCATTGATCGGTCGACCGATTATATTATTTTTAAGACGGAAACTAAAATTTAGTAATACCATTGCAGTTGTGGTCACCATGTTTTTGCTAATGGGACTTTTGGTGGGATTAGTCGGTCTGTTTATTCCGTTAATTGTTGAGCAAGGTCATAATTTGGCGTTACTAAATATTGAACAATTACAGGTAAATATTGAAGATCTCTACAATCAAATCATAACCTATTTTGAATTTAATCATATCGATGTTGAACAGTCCATTAAAGATTCCAACATGCTTTCTAAATTAGATTTTGCCATTATTCCTAACTTTTTAAACAGTTTTATCAGTGGGTTGGGCAGTTTTAGTATTGGCTTGTTTTCGGTTCTTTTTATTTCATTTTTCTTTTTAAAAGACAGTAAATTGTTTGAAGATGGTATTATGACATTTGTACCAAGCGGAAATGAGGAACGCTCTAAACGTTCTATGACCGCTATAAAAGACTTGTTATCTCGATATTTCGTAGGGTTAATACTTCAAATTTTAATTCTATTCGTTATTTATACCATTGTTCTTTTAATTTTTGGAATTGATAACGCTATTGTTATTGCCTTTTTATGTGCGCTTCTCAATTTAGTACCCTATGTTGGGCCATTGGTTAGTGGGTTTTTAATTTTACTTTTAAGTATGTCGAGTAATTTGGGAGAAAGTTTTAGCGACGTTATTTTACCAAAAACCATTTATGTAATGATCGGTTTTATTATCGCCCAATTAGTTGATAATTTCTTTAGTCAACCGTATATATTTTCCAAAAGTGTAAAATCACATCCGTTGGAAATCTTCTTGGTGATCATCATTGCAGGTATTTTATTTGGTGTTGTAGGTATGATTGTTGCCATACCGACTTATACAGCGATAAAAGTTATTTTGAAGGAATTTTTATCGGATTACAATATCGTTCAGAAACTAACGAAAGATCTATAG
- a CDS encoding DUF4159 domain-containing protein, producing the protein MKCFFTLYFTFFTVFLFSQDVAILKYKGGGDWYSNPTALPNLVKYCNDNIDTNINESIQTVEVGSTDIFQFPLLHMTGHGNVFFSDDDAENLRNYLISGGFLHIDDNYGMEPYITKELKKVFPNSDLVEIPKDHKIFSSAYEFSNGLPKIHEHDGKAPQAFGIFYESRLVLLFTFESDLGDGWEDQEVHNDPEDVREKALKMGANIVKYAFEN; encoded by the coding sequence ATGAAATGCTTTTTTACTTTATATTTTACATTTTTTACAGTGTTCCTTTTTTCCCAGGACGTCGCCATTTTAAAATACAAAGGTGGTGGCGATTGGTACAGTAACCCAACAGCTTTGCCAAATTTGGTGAAATATTGCAACGATAATATTGACACCAATATTAATGAAAGCATTCAAACGGTTGAAGTGGGTAGCACAGATATTTTTCAATTTCCTTTGTTGCATATGACAGGTCATGGCAATGTATTCTTCAGCGATGATGATGCCGAAAACTTAAGGAATTACCTTATCTCAGGAGGATTTCTCCATATTGATGATAACTACGGAATGGAACCTTACATAACCAAAGAACTCAAAAAGGTTTTTCCGAATAGTGATTTGGTTGAAATTCCAAAAGACCATAAAATATTCAGTTCGGCTTACGAATTTTCAAACGGTTTACCAAAAATCCATGAACATGATGGCAAAGCGCCACAGGCTTTCGGTATTTTTTATGAGAGCAGATTGGTGTTGCTTTTCACCTTCGAAAGCGATTTAGGTGATGGCTGGGAAGACCAAGAAGTCCATAATGATCCCGAAGATGTGAGGGAAAAAGCTTTAAAGATGGGCGCTAATATTGTGAAGTATGCTTTTGAAAACTGA
- a CDS encoding 16S rRNA (uracil(1498)-N(3))-methyltransferase yields the protein MQLFYNPNISETTTSFNFDKDESRHIAKVLRKKAGDILQITNGKGWLFTAEITLAEQKNCIVSITSKSFQPKRNFNLHLAVAPTKMNDRYEWFLEKATEIGIETITPIICEHSERKVVKTERFEKIIQSAMKQSLQCYLPKLNASIAFKDFINQDIEGQTFIAHCEETDKKSLKSQLKSSTDCTILIGPEGDFSVKEIEMALANNFIPVTLGETRLRTETAAIAACHSVAFNNE from the coding sequence ATGCAATTATTCTATAACCCTAATATTTCTGAGACCACGACTAGTTTTAATTTCGATAAGGATGAAAGCCGACACATCGCTAAAGTTTTAAGAAAAAAAGCTGGAGACATTTTACAAATTACCAATGGAAAAGGTTGGCTTTTTACTGCCGAAATCACATTGGCAGAACAAAAGAATTGCATCGTTTCCATTACCTCAAAAAGCTTTCAGCCTAAACGCAATTTCAATTTGCACTTAGCGGTTGCGCCAACAAAAATGAACGACAGATACGAGTGGTTTTTAGAAAAAGCTACTGAAATCGGTATTGAGACTATCACACCTATTATCTGCGAACATAGCGAACGTAAAGTGGTAAAGACCGAACGTTTTGAGAAAATCATTCAGTCTGCCATGAAACAATCGTTGCAATGTTATTTACCAAAACTAAATGCGTCAATAGCTTTTAAGGACTTTATAAATCAAGATATTGAAGGTCAAACTTTCATTGCCCATTGCGAAGAAACCGATAAAAAATCATTAAAATCGCAATTAAAATCGTCAACCGATTGTACTATTTTAATAGGACCCGAAGGCGACTTTAGCGTTAAAGAAATCGAAATGGCATTGGCGAATAACTTTATTCCTGTAACTTTGGGTGAGACACGTTTAAGAACTGAAACTGCAGCCATTGCCGCTTGTCATTCTGTGGCGTTTAATAATGAATAA
- a CDS encoding class I SAM-dependent methyltransferase, whose translation MNSDLLHIEIQEFINNNLNSDLSALVLKGIPFESVDPKLVIEQIEAKKRSRKKLPTWFDANHIYFPNKLNIEQTSSETTAEYKASLISGQHIIDLTGGFGVDAFYFSKQVKNVTHCEINAELSKIVKHNFEVLQVPNITCLNENGIEALKRIDEEFDWIYIDPSRRDHSKQKVFLLADCEPNIKTYQGLFLKYAKNVMIKTSPLLDLSATLSDLKNVKEIHIVAVNNEVKELLWILERDFENEVLVKTVNLQKLNSQYFEFNFHEESKAIANYSEPLTYLYEPNSAILKSGSFNSISDILKVDKLHKHSHLYTSESRFDFPGRRFKIEKVLAFNKKAFSKEKITKANITTRNFPLAVKDIRKKLKVKDGGSVYLFFTTNLNDEKIIVICSKI comes from the coding sequence TTGAATAGCGATTTATTACATATAGAAATTCAAGAATTCATAAATAATAATTTAAATTCAGATCTATCAGCATTAGTGTTGAAAGGCATTCCGTTTGAAAGTGTAGATCCGAAATTAGTTATTGAACAAATTGAAGCCAAAAAACGAAGCCGAAAGAAACTACCAACTTGGTTTGATGCCAACCATATTTACTTTCCCAATAAACTGAACATTGAACAAACCTCCTCTGAAACAACCGCTGAATATAAAGCCTCACTGATTTCAGGACAACATATAATTGACCTCACTGGTGGATTTGGAGTCGATGCGTTTTACTTCTCAAAACAAGTCAAAAACGTTACACATTGTGAAATTAATGCTGAGCTTTCAAAAATCGTCAAACATAATTTTGAAGTATTACAAGTTCCAAACATCACTTGTTTAAACGAAAACGGCATTGAAGCTTTAAAACGAATTGACGAAGAGTTCGATTGGATTTATATCGATCCATCACGTCGTGATCATTCCAAACAAAAAGTGTTTTTATTAGCCGACTGCGAACCTAATATTAAAACCTATCAAGGTCTATTCCTGAAATATGCCAAAAATGTCATGATCAAAACGTCGCCATTACTGGATTTATCAGCAACACTTTCAGACTTAAAAAATGTAAAGGAAATTCATATCGTTGCAGTAAACAATGAGGTAAAAGAATTACTTTGGATTTTGGAACGTGATTTTGAAAACGAGGTGCTGGTAAAAACCGTGAATTTACAAAAGTTGAATTCGCAGTATTTTGAATTCAATTTCCATGAAGAATCAAAAGCAATAGCCAATTATAGTGAACCACTGACCTACTTGTACGAACCAAATTCGGCAATTTTGAAATCAGGAAGTTTTAATTCCATTAGTGATATCTTGAAGGTCGATAAACTTCACAAACACTCTCATCTTTATACGTCTGAATCGCGCTTTGATTTTCCAGGAAGACGATTTAAAATTGAAAAGGTATTGGCTTTCAACAAAAAAGCTTTTTCCAAAGAAAAAATTACAAAGGCTAATATCACTACACGTAATTTTCCATTAGCAGTTAAAGATATTCGTAAAAAACTGAAGGTAAAAGATGGCGGTTCGGTTTACCTTTTTTTTACTACAAACCTAAATGATGAAAAAATAATTGTGATCTGCTCAAAAATCTAA
- the pdeM gene encoding ligase-associated DNA damage response endonuclease PdeM → MKISTKNIIVNDDALTLTNQRALFWKRENALIISDVHIGKTAHFRKHGIPMPAAILQHDLERLKTLILHFKTQQLWIVGDLFHAENNRDMSTFKLWLEQFENLEITLVKGNHDRLSHTLMDDFNIKVETELMVPPFQFIHEPMEQENDMFSISGHIHPGVMIKGKGKQKLRLPCFQVTNNQMILPAFSLFTGLNTRIKPKDCVSYAFTETAIFEF, encoded by the coding sequence TTGAAAATTAGTACCAAAAATATAATAGTAAATGATGACGCGTTAACGCTTACCAATCAACGCGCATTATTTTGGAAACGTGAAAATGCGCTGATTATATCTGATGTTCATATTGGAAAAACAGCTCATTTTAGAAAACACGGTATTCCAATGCCAGCTGCGATTCTTCAACATGATTTGGAACGTTTAAAAACGTTAATTCTTCATTTTAAAACACAACAGCTTTGGATTGTTGGCGATCTATTTCATGCTGAAAACAATAGAGACATGTCAACCTTTAAGTTGTGGTTAGAGCAATTTGAAAACTTAGAGATTACCTTAGTTAAGGGTAATCACGATAGACTTTCCCATACATTAATGGATGATTTTAATATAAAAGTTGAAACAGAACTTATGGTTCCGCCATTTCAATTTATACATGAACCGATGGAACAAGAAAATGATATGTTTTCGATATCTGGTCATATTCATCCTGGAGTTATGATTAAAGGAAAAGGCAAACAAAAATTAAGGTTACCTTGTTTTCAAGTAACCAATAATCAAATGATTTTACCGGCATTTAGCTTATTTACGGGATTGAATACAAGAATAAAACCCAAAGATTGTGTCAGCTATGCATTTACGGAAACTGCTATTTTTGAGTTTTAG
- the tsaD gene encoding tRNA (adenosine(37)-N6)-threonylcarbamoyltransferase complex transferase subunit TsaD — protein MEKENIYILGIESSCDDTSAAILCNDRILSNVVADQKIHAEYGGVVPELASRAHQQNIVPVVHQAFEKANIKKEQLSAVAFTRGPGLMGSLLVGTSFAKSLAYGLNIPLIDVNHMQAHILAHFIDEKDHKKPPFPFLALTISGGHTQIVKVSNYFEMEVIGETIDDAVGEAYDKSGKILGLGYPAGPEIDKRAQLGNPKAYQFTKPKVEGLNFSFSGLKTNILYFVQREVKANPNFIEANLNDICASIQYTIIGILMAKLKLAVKQTGIKHIAIGGGVSANSGIRKALKDAEQKFGWTSYIPKFEYTTDNAAMIAIVGYLKYLEADFSDFDVMAAARLKL, from the coding sequence ATGGAAAAAGAAAATATTTATATCCTCGGAATTGAGTCGTCTTGCGATGATACAAGTGCTGCCATACTATGTAACGACCGGATTTTAAGCAATGTTGTGGCCGACCAAAAAATACATGCAGAGTATGGAGGTGTTGTGCCAGAATTAGCGTCACGAGCACATCAACAAAATATTGTTCCTGTGGTGCATCAAGCTTTTGAAAAGGCAAATATTAAAAAAGAACAATTAAGTGCTGTGGCTTTTACTCGCGGCCCAGGTTTAATGGGTTCTTTGTTAGTTGGCACTTCGTTTGCAAAATCATTAGCTTATGGTTTGAATATCCCGTTAATTGACGTCAACCACATGCAAGCGCATATTTTGGCGCATTTTATTGACGAAAAAGACCATAAAAAACCACCATTTCCTTTTTTAGCGCTGACCATTTCTGGTGGACACACACAGATCGTAAAAGTGAGCAATTATTTTGAAATGGAGGTCATAGGTGAAACCATTGACGATGCTGTTGGTGAAGCTTATGATAAAAGTGGTAAAATCCTAGGATTGGGCTATCCGGCTGGTCCAGAAATTGACAAGCGAGCGCAACTGGGAAATCCGAAAGCCTATCAATTCACCAAACCAAAAGTTGAAGGTTTGAATTTTAGTTTTTCAGGATTAAAAACCAATATCCTCTATTTTGTGCAGCGTGAAGTAAAAGCCAACCCTAATTTTATTGAAGCTAACCTAAACGATATCTGTGCTTCCATTCAGTATACCATTATCGGTATTTTAATGGCTAAATTAAAACTGGCCGTTAAACAAACTGGAATAAAACATATCGCCATTGGTGGAGGTGTTTCTGCAAATTCAGGAATTCGAAAAGCACTAAAAGATGCCGAACAAAAATTTGGATGGACGAGCTATATACCCAAATTTGAATATACCACAGATAATGCGGCAATGATTGCTATTGTTGGGTATTTGAAATATTTGGAAGCGGATTTTTCGGATTTTGATGTGATGGCTGCGGCTCGGCTGAAGTTGTAA
- a CDS encoding TrmH family RNA methyltransferase produces MQLNHYNSNFKKQKHPIKIVCDNITNAPNIGSLFRIADAFNIEELIFCGSDISLGKRMTKTSRSTEKYVNHSINEAIETQIQDLRANNYYLIALEITENSQALSEFKLQTKQPIALILGDENFGVSETILEQVDAVIHINMFGNNSSMNVVQATSIALYEITKQLNS; encoded by the coding sequence TTGCAACTCAACCACTACAATTCCAACTTCAAAAAACAGAAACATCCAATCAAAATAGTTTGCGATAACATAACTAATGCACCAAATATCGGCAGCTTATTCAGAATTGCGGATGCTTTCAATATTGAAGAACTCATTTTCTGTGGGTCTGATATTTCATTAGGAAAGCGAATGACAAAAACATCGCGCTCTACGGAAAAGTATGTCAATCATAGCATAAATGAAGCTATTGAAACGCAAATTCAAGATCTAAGGGCCAATAATTATTATTTGATTGCTTTGGAGATTACGGAAAACAGTCAGGCTCTATCCGAATTCAAACTACAAACAAAACAACCAATTGCACTCATCTTAGGCGATGAAAACTTTGGAGTTTCAGAAACCATTTTAGAACAAGTGGATGCCGTCATCCATATTAATATGTTTGGAAACAATAGCAGTATGAATGTGGTGCAAGCCACAAGTATTGCGCTTTATGAAATTACCAAACAACTGAATTCTTAA